GCTAAGGAAATTATGGCAGTTCTCGCTGAATTATGGGAAAGCGCTTGCCAACCCGGCGCGCCATAGTGCATGATCGATGCAACGGGAATGCGCTTTCCCACATGAGAACAGCAAGCACCGGCATCCGCAGAGCGACCGGCACACAAGGCACTGGAGAAAACATGGGCTACGAAACAAAGACGATCCGCATCGCCATGAACGGCATTACCGGCCGTATGGGTTACCGCCAGCACCTGCTGCGGTCCATTCTGCCCATCCGCGACGCCGGCGGCTTCACCCTTGAAGACGGCACCAAGGTTCAGGTTGAGCCGATCCTGGTTGGACGCAACGAAGCCAAGATCCGCGAACTCGCCGAGCTCCACAAGGTCTCCGAATGGACCACTGACCTGGACGCCGTCATCGCTGACCCCACCGTTGACATCATCTTTGACGCCTCCATGACCAGCCTCCGCGCCGCCACCCTGAAGAAAGCAATGCGCGCCGGCAAGCACATCTTCACCGAGAAGCCCACGGCCGAGACCCTCGAAGAAGCCATCGAGCTGGCACAAATCGGCAAGGAAGCCGGCGTCACCGCAGGCGTTGTGCACGACAAGCTGTACCTCCCCGGCCTGGTGAAGCTCCGCCGTCTGGTGGATGAGGGCTTCTTCGGCCGCATCCTTTCCATCCGTGGCGAATTCGGCTACTGGGTCTTCGAAGGCGACGTCCAGGCTGCCCAGCGTCCGTCTTGGAACTACCGCAAGGAAGACGGCGGCGGAATGACCACGGACATGTTCTGCCACTGGAACTACGTTCTTGAAGGCATCATCGGCAAGGTCAAGAGCGTCAACGCCAAGACCGCCACGCACATCCCCGCCCGCTGGGACGAGGCCGGCAAGGAATACAAGGCCACCGCTGACGACGCTTCCTACGGCATCTTCGAACTGGAGACCCCGGGCGGCGACGACGTCATCGGCCAGATCAACTCCTCCTGGGCCGTCCGCGTCTACCGCGACGAACTGGTTGAGTTCCAGATCGACGGCACCCACGGTTCCGCCGTCGCCGGTTTGAACAAGTGCGTTGCGCAGCAGCGCGCGCACACCCCCAAGCCCGTCTGGAACCCGGACCTGCCCGTTACCGAATCGTTCCGCAGCCAGTGGCAGGAAGTTCCCGCCAACGCTGAACTGGACAACGGCTTCAAGCTGCAGTGGGAAGAATTCCTGCGCGACGTCGTCGCCGGCCGCGAGCACCGCTTCGGCCTGCTTTCGGCAGCACGCGGTGTGCAGCTGGCCGAGCTCGGCCTGCAGTCCTCGGCTGAGCGCCGCACCATCGACATCCCGGAGATCACCCTCTAATGACGTCACTGATTCTTCCCACCGACGACGGCGGCACCCGCGAGTACCGCCTTCAGGCAGCCACCTCGTGGGTCAAGCCGACCGCTCCTTTGACGGCACGCCGCGCTTACGCCGCAGCCCACGTCATCCCTGAGGTCGCCGCGGACAACACTCCCGGCGCACCGGCTCAGCTCGATTGGGACGCCACGTTGGCCTACCGGCACGAGCTGTGGTCCTACGGGCTTGGCGTTGCCGACGCCATGGACACCGCGCAGCGCGGCATGGGCCTTGACTGGGCAGCCACCCAGCAGCTCATCAAGCGCACCGGCGCCGAGGCCGCCTCCGTTGTTGCAGCGGGCAACGCTGCCATCACCGGCAAGTCCGTCCGCGACCTTGTCTCTTGCGGCGCAGGCACCGACCAACTGGATATCACTGCCCTTCCCGAGGGCGCAGCGGGTATCCAGGCCGTCATCGACGCCTACCGCGAGCAGATTGCCGTCGTCAGCGAAGCCGGTCCCAAGGTCATCCTCATGGCGTCCCGCGCCCTGGCCAAGGTTGCCAACGGCGCTGACGACTACCTGCACGTCTACTCGACACTCCTGCAGGAAGTCGACCAGCCCGTCATCCTTCACTGGCTTGGCACCATGTTCGATCCCGCACTGGCCGGCTACTGGGGCTCCGACGACGTCTCTGTGGCCACCGATACGTTCCTCAGCTTGATCCGCGAGCACTCGGACAAGGTTGACGGGGTGAAGGTTTCGCTGCTGGATGCTTCCCACGAGGTCGCCCTGCGCGCTGCACTCCCGGAAGGCGTCCGCCTCTACACCGGCGACGACTTCAACTACCCGGAACTGATCGACGGCGACCAGACGCACCACTCGGACGCCCTACTCGGCATCTTCGCTGCCATCTACCCGGCCGCTTCGGTTGCCTTGCAAAAGTACGACGCCGGTCAGGGCACCGAAGGTCGCGCCATCCTTGACTCCACCCGTGAGCTCGGAAAGCACATCTTCAGCGCCCCCACGTTCTACTACAAAACCGGCATCGCGTTCATGTCGTGGCTCAACGGCAAGCAGCCCGGTTTCCAGATGGTGGGCGGCCTGCACTCGGGTCGCTCCGTGCTGCACTTGGCCAAGACCTTCGAACTGGCCGATCAGGCCGGCTTGCTGAAGGATCCTTCGCTGGCCGCGTTCCGGATGTCCGACTTCCTGCGGATCAACGGGGTGGGCGCATGAGCGCGGACTTCTCCCGGCTGTCGCTGAACAGCGCCACCACCAAGAAGTGGACCCTGGCCGAAGCCGTGGATGGTTGCGCACGGGCGGGGATCCCCGCGATCGGACCGTGGCGTGACCGCGTGGCCGAGGCTGGCTTGGACAAGGCAGCGAAGCTGATCAAGGACGCAGGTCTCCGGGTTTCCTCGCTCTGCCGCGGTGGCTTCCTCACGGCGGCTGACGCTGAAGGTCAGGCTGCAGCGCTGGCTGACAATTTTGAAGCCGTCCGTGAGGCAGTAGCGCTGGACACGCAGGAGCTGTTCCTGGTGGTTGGTGGGCTCGCTCCGGGTGAGAAGGACGTGGTGGCTGCACGCCAGCGCGTGGCCGACCGCCTTGAGGAACTTGTTCCGTTCGCTTCGGAGAACGGCGTGCGCCTGGTGCTGGAACCCCTGCACCCCATGTATGCCGCCGACCGCGCGCTCATCTCCACCCTTGGCCAGGCTCTCGATCTCGCCGCGCCGTACGACGCAAAGGCTGTCGGCGTCGCCGTCGATACCTTCCACGTCTGGTGGGATCCGGAACTGAAGGCGCAGATCGAACGCGCCGGCCGCGAAAATCGCATCGCCTCTTACCAGGTGTGCGACTTCAACCTGCCCATCGCTGCGGACGCGCTTTTGTCCCGCGGCATGATGGGCGACGGCGTCATCGACTTCGCCACCATCGGCACCTGGGTCAGGGATGCCGGATACACCGGCGACATCGAAGTTGAAATCTTCAACCAGGAAATTTGGGACGCCGACGGCGACACCGTCCTGGAAACCATGAAGCAGCGCTACGCGGAGCTGGTCCTCCCGTTCGCCTAACAACGTGGTCCTCCCGCGGATGCCCTAAGTTCCGCGGGAGGATCGCTCCAAAAAGCCAGCGGGCTCCTGCCAAGGTCACGGCAGGGGCCCGCTTTTGTGTCAGCGCCACCCATATTTCAGCTTTGCTGGCTCGGGACTGTGCGGCCACCACCTACTTTGATTGCTGGCATCGGCGGACACGCCGCATTCTGGGCGTGTCGAGAGGCTTTGAGTTTCGAAGAGGGTGTTGACCGCACGCTCGTCTTTTGTGTCGGTTGTAAGTCCTCGAACGGGCAGGTGAGATAAGTGGTACACAGCGGAAACATTGCGTCGACGAGAGGAAACAATGGCCACCTACGCTGGTTTTACCTGGACAAAGACGTCCACGAAACCACTGAAAGGACACCACCATGATGCTCTTGAAGACCCTGAACTTTTTCCTCGACGCCAGCGGCAGCCATAGCGGATCCGGAGATTCCAACAGCGAACCCGCTCCTGCCTTTACTAGCGAACGCCTGACCTCCAGCGCTTGGGAGGGTTGGTGGGATGACGCCGATCAGGGCTTCCCCGCCGAAGCCTGAGTCGTCAACCCGCCACAAGCCCGTCCCAGGACCACTTGGGAATCATCCGGCCAGCGGGGACGTCCTCTGCTGAGCGCTGATAGCGGGCGGCGGTCCAATGCGTGCCCCACCACCTCGTCCGGCCAGGAACGGATTCAGGAGGCTCGCGCAGCGAGCTGCACCTTGGCCTTCGGCAGGCCGATGAAGGTGACCGAACCGCCGTCCGGCGCTGTCAATTCCAGCCTGATGTTTCGCGAGCCCTCTTGGGGTTCGATTGAGTCCACCAGGAAAACCTCACCGCTGATCCGGACGCTGTCACCGTTTCTGATGGTTTTGAGCTTGGTGTTGTGCGCTTCAGTGCTCATGGCGGGGAGCTCCACGTCGGCTACTTGTTCTTCCTGGGCTCGTCACCGTGAGTTCCACGGATTTCTTCGCCGTCCCGAACCACTTGGTCTTCCTTTTCCTGCATCTTGTCGCTCTTCTTGGTATCGCGCGGCGGCAGTTGGATGCTTTCTTCGGCTTTAATACCGCCCTGCAGTTGGCGTCCGCGCTCCATCTCGGCATCGAATTCGGCTCCGAACAGCAAGGACATGTTCAGGATCCAGAGCCACAGCAGCATGATGATCACGCCTGCGAGAGCGCCGTACGTCTTGTTGTAGTTGCTGAAGTTGGCAACGTAGAAGCCGAAGCCCAGCGACGCCAGCGCGAAAATGACCAGAGCGATCAGGGAACCCATGCTCATCCAACGGAACTTAGGCTGCTTGACGTTGGGGGTGAAGTAGTAGAGCACCGCAATGATCGCCACCACAATGATGATGAGGATCGGCCACTTGGCGATGTTCCAGACGGTCAGGAACGTCTCCGACATTCCGATTGCGCCTCCTACCGCCTCCGCTACGGGACCGCTCAGCACCAGCATCCCTGCCACCAACGCAGCGCCCACAACGGAGACAACGGTGACCGCCAACATCGTGCCGCGCAGCTTGACGAAACCGCGGCCTTCGTCCACTTCGTACACCCGGTTCATCGCCCGGCTGAAGGCTGTGGTGTACCCGGAAGCGGACCAAAGCGCCACCAGAATACCGAGAATCAGCGCGAAGCCAGCGGCGTTGGACTGAGTCAGCTCCTCGATGGGCTGACGCATGGCGTCTACGCCCGGTCCCGGAGCGAACTGCTGGACAATATCCAGCAGGGCGCCGGTGGTTTTTCCTGCATCGCCGAAGATCCCGATCAGAGAGACCAACGCCAACAGCGCCGGGAAGAGGGCAAGCACTGCGTAATAGGTCAAACCAGCAGCAGCGTCCGGGCACTGATCCTTGGTGAACTCCCGCAAGGTCCGCTTGGCGATGTACATCCACGTGGGCTTGGCGAGGTCGTTGGGACTATCCGGCTTACGCGAATCTTCGGGGGAAGGTGCGGTCTTCGCCTTGGCGGTGCTGGTGTGGGCTGAGTCTTGTGTAGTCATGGGGCACTCGTCCGTTGGGGTAGTTTGCGCGAACAACTGGCCCATCAATAGTAAGCATGCTGATGATTCATTCGGAAGAACCCACGCCGAATTATCGCCTACGAGTCCGGAAGATTATCGCGGACCTGACGGTGCGGCGTGATTCGAGCGCTCCCCAAGGCTGAGCCCTGGGGAGTACAGCTAGGCCAGCTTGCTCGCCAGCAGGAACTCGAACGGGGACTCAATCACGGACCTGATGACTTGGCCCGCGGCTCCGAGGAGCGTTCCGGAATGCTCAAGGGAAGAAACCGTGAGGTTGCCCGGATCCAGCAGGCCCGGCGCGTGGCGCTCCAAACTGCCGAGCAACGCCGGCCTGAGCCACTCCGCCAGTACGGCGAAATGCCCGCCGAGGACTACGGCTTCAATATCCATCAACCGGGCAGAAGACGCGAGCGCAACGCCTAAGTACCTCCCGGCGTCGTGAACTGCCTGCGTGGCTTGCAGCTCCTGGGCGGCCAAGGCCGCCAGTAGCAGTTGCGTGCGTCCGCCCAGCGAGCCATCCGGGATGCCGGCCGCCTCGAAAATAGCCTCCTGGCCGGCAAAGGTTTCCAAGCATCCGGCTCCACCGCAGGAACAAGCCGGCCCGTCCGGGTGCACCACGATGTGGCCAAGTTCGCCCGCCGACCCGCCAGGTCCGGTGTAAAGCTCTGAGCCGATGATGACGCCCCCGCCCACGCCCACCTCACCTGAGACGTAAAGGAAGTCCGGCCGGCCTTCGCCATACCAAAGCTCTCCCAGCGCGGCACTGTTGGCCTCGTTGGACAATCTGACGCCAAGCGGGGCGCCTTCCAGCAAGGACCTCGGATTCAGCTCCTTGTGTTCCCAGTGCAGGTTGGGGGCGGACAACACCATGTTGCGCTGCTCATCCACCAAGCCCGGCACCGCCAGTCCGCCACCGAGGATCGAGATGTCCGCGGCGGCCGCGGCGGCTATGGCTTGGGCAGCCAGGCCACCCAAGCGTTCCATGACCTTTTCAGGCTCCAGCCCCCGGTTTCGGGATTCAACGGTGGAGTGGAACCGGAGGTTGCCCCCCAGGTCTACGAGGCCAACAGCCAGGTAATCCACATTGATCTCCATGCCCACCACGCCACGGCGCGCGCTGAGCTCCAAGCCTTGGCCCGGCCGCCCCCGTTCACCGTCGCGATACAGACCAACTTCCGAGACCAGCCCGGATTCAACCAGATCGGCAACCAAGCTGGAAACGGCTGCCTTGGTGAGCCCGGTTCCGGCAGCCAACTGCGCGCGGCTGGGCTTGGCATCCCCGGTCCGTGCGATGGAGTCCATCACCAATGAAAGATTTCGACGGCGGACGTCACCTACGCGTCCGGGCGCGGCTTGCTCATTCACTGGCGTGGGACCTCCCTGCAGATTCAAAAAATTCTCCCGCTTCCATTGACCATGATCCATTATCCCTCATATAGTTCAGATTGAAAACTAATTGGAATGATCTTCTTCCAGTTCTTCCCAGTGCTTTGCAAAGGAGCAAAAATGACCCCGCAGCCCACCCCGCAGGACCGCTTCACCTTTGGCCTCTGGACCGTCGGCTGGACCGGCGCCGATCCGTTCGGCGTAGCCACCCGCCCGGCGCTGGACCCGGTGGAAGCAGTCCACAAGCTCAGCGAGCTTGGCGCCTACGGCATCACGTTCCACGACAATGACCTGGTCCCCTTCGACGCCACGGCGTCCGAGCGCGACCTCATCCTGAAGAACTTCAAGGCAGCGTTGGCCGAGACCGGACTGAAGACGCCCATGGTCACCACAAACCTGTTCAGCCACCCTGTGTTCAAGGATGGCGGGTTCACCTCGAACGACCGTTCCATCCGCCGCTTTGCCCTGAGCAAGATCCTCCGGAACATCGATCTCGCTGCTGAACTGGGTGCCGAGACCTTCGTGATGTGGGGCGGCCGCGAAGGCAGCGAATACGACGGCTCCAAGGATCTTTCCGCAGCCCTGGATCGCATGAAGGAAGGCGTGGACACCGCGGCCGGCTACATCAAAGAGAAGGGCTACGGCCTGCGCATCGCCCTTGAGCCCAAGCCGAACGAACCCCGCGGCGACATCTTCCTGCCCACCGTGGGCCATGGCCTGGCGTTCATCGCACAGCTGGAACACGGCGACATCGTAGGCCTTAACCCGGAAACGGGCCACGAGCAGATGGCCGGGTTGAACTTCACCCACGGCATTGCACAGGCCCTGTGGGCGGGCAAGCTCTTCCACATCGACCTCAACGGCCAGCGCGGGATCAAGTACGATCAGGACCTTGTTTTCGGCCACGGCGACCTCACCAGCGCCTTCTTCACCGTGGACCTTCTGGAGAATGGCTTCCCCAACGGCGGACCAAAGTACGACGGTCCGCGCCACTTCGACTACAAGCCCTCCCGCACCGATGGTTACGACGGCGTGTGGGAATCAGCCAAGTCCAACATGTCCATGTACCTCCTGCTGAAGGAACGCGCACTGGCCTTCCGCGCGGACCCCGAGGTTCAGGAAGCACTCGCCACCTCAGGCGTCTTCGAACTGGGCGAACCCACGTTGAACGCTGGAGAGACCACGGCGGATCTGCTGGCCGACGCCAGCGCCTTCGACACGTTCAACGCCGATCAGGCCGCCGAGCGCTCGTTCGCCTTCGTCCGCCTCAACCAGCTGGCCATCGAGCACCTGCTCGGCGCCCGCTAGGTCCTTCCCACCCACCGCAACCCCGCCGCCGGGCTCCCAAGGGTTCTCTTTGGAGACTCCTTGCCAGCCCGGCGGCGGTCCCCCTAAGGAACAAAAGCATGCCTCTCGTAGCCGGGATCGACAGCTCCACCCAGTCCTGCAAAGTGGTCATCCGGGATTCAGTCACTGGTGCCTTGGTACGTCAGGGCCGGGCCTCCCACCCCGAGGGCACAGAAGTCCACCCGGATCATTGGTGGTCAGCCCTCCAGGAAGCAATCGCACAGGCGGGCGGATTGGAAGACGTCGATGCCGTATCCGTCGGCGGCCAGCAGCACGGCATGGTGTGCCTTGACGAGTCCGGAGACGTCGTCCGCCCGGCGCTGCTGTGGAACGACACCCGTTCGGCCACGGACGCGGAAGAACTGATCCTCGAGGCCGGCAATGGCGATGCCACCGCGGGAGCGTCCTACTGGGCATCGCGCACCGGAACCGTGCCGGTGGCATCACTGACGGCCACCAAACTGCGATGGTTGGCACGGAACGAACCCGGGAATGCCCAACGGACAGCAGCTGTATGCCTTCCCCATGATTGGCTGTCCTGGCGCTTGGCCGGCCACGGACCCGGAAGCGGGCCGGCATCCTTGGACCTCCTCCGCACGGACCGCTCGGATGCTTCCGGTACGGGCTACTTCTCTGCCAGCAGCGGCGAATACCTGCCTGAGGTCCTCAACAGCACGCTCGGCCACGTGCCTGTACTGCCCGTTGTCGTCGGGCCGTTGGAAGCCGCGGGTAAGACACCTGGCGGCGCACTGATTGGGCCGGGGGCGGGCGACAACGCCGCAGCGGGACTGGGCGTGAGTGCCGCCGTGGGGGATGTTGTCATTTCGATCGGAACATCGGGGACGGTCTTCGCCGTTTCAGATGTTCCAGCGCAGGATGAAAGCGGGCTCGTGGCAGGCTTCGCGGACGCTACAGGCAATTACTTGCCGCTGGCCTGCACGCTCAATGCGACCAGGATCTTCGACGCTACAGCTGCGCTGCTCGGTGTGACCCTTACGGAGCTCGGCGACTTGGCTTTGTCTGCTCCGGAAGGCGCCGAAGGGCTGACTCTCGTCCCGTACTTCGAGGGCGAACGAACCCCGAACCTGCCGGAAGCCACGGGTTCACTCCACGGCATCACGGTTTCCAACTACACTCCCGCCAACATGGCACGGGCCGCAGTGGAGGGCGTGTTGTGTTCGTTGGCCGACGGGCTGGCCGCCCTGCAGGCGCAGGGTGGCTCCGCACAGCGCATCATCCTGGTGGGCGGCGGCGCTCAATCGACGGCGGTCCAACAGATCGCGGCCGCAGCCTTCGGATTGCCCGTCTTCGTCCCAGCACCCGGAGAATACGTGGCGGACGGCGCAGCCAGGCAAGCTGCAGGCATCCTGACAGGCAAATTGCCGGAATGGCCACTCGAGGGAACTGAGGTTTGTCACCGAAAAACCACCGGGAATCCGGAGTTCCTGACGAGGTACCGCCACTACGCTGCCAAGGTGGCCAAGGGCTGATCAACGCCGCGCGTGCTCTATCGTGACAGGGTGAGCACTGAAGAATCCGCACCGTCCCGGCCTCCCGTCATGGAGGACGTTGCCCGAGTGGCAGGTGTCTCCCACCAGACCGTCTCCCGGGTGTTGAATAACCACCCCAATGTGAGCTCAAAGACCCGCGAGCGCGTGGAACAGGCCATCACTGAGCTGGGGTACCGCCGGAACACTGCCGCGCGAAGCCTGGTCACTCGGCGATCCCAGACCATTGGCGTGCTCGGCAGCGAAATGGCACAGTACGGGCCGTCGCACACCCTCCTCGGAGTCCAGCAGGCGGCGAGGGAGGCGGGCTATTTCGTCAGCATCGCGGCCTTGCGGGAAGTAACGCCGGAGACCATCAAGGACGCCATGGCGCACTTCATGGACCAAGGCGTTGACGGCATCGTGGTGACCGTGCCCCACCCGGGGACTTTTGACGTCCTCAAAGACATCACAGCGCAGGTGCCCTTGGTTGCTGTTGGGTCCATCGGTGACGAGCACCTCACGGGCGCCACGGTGGACCAGCGGCAGGGTGCGCGGCTCGCCGTCGAGCATCTCTTGGAACTGGGGCACCAGCGGATAGGGCACCTATCCGGGCCCGCTGATTGGATTGACGCCGCTGCCCGCATCGAGGGCTGGCGGGATGCGCTGACCGAGGCCGGGATCGAAGGGGAGACCCTTATTGAGGGCGATTGGAGCGCCGAATGCGGGTACCGCGAAGGTTTGAAAATCGCCGCAGACCGATCCGTGACAGCCCTGTTTGTCGCCAATGACCAGATGGCCCTCGGTGTACTCCGTGCGCTCAACGAACTTGGCGTCCGGGTGCCTGAGGACATCAGCGTGGTGGGCTTTGACGACCAACCGGAGTCGGCATACTTCATTCCGCCGTTGACCACGGTGGCGCAGGACTTCGAGGAACTCGGCCGGCGTTGCATCGGCTTGCTGTTGGATCGGCTGGAGAGCGGCAGCACCGGCACTCCTGTCACGGTGGCTCCGCGGCTGGTTGTCCGCTCCACAACGGCGCCAGCCATCAGCTAAGCGTCCCGCCCGCCAAGAACCCGCGTCATGAGCCTCGCTTTCGGACTGCACGCTCTTGACATCAAAGTTGTGAGCGCTAACAATTGCATCAGACCTTCTTCAGTTTTCCACCCCGACCCCCGGCAATGAGGCCTTGGCCAGCCGGATGGAGACCCTATGAATACCTCTGAAAACATCCCGCTCGACGAACAGTTCGTCATTGGCGTGGACTATGGCACTTTGTCCGGCCGCGCCGTCGTTGTGCGCGTATCTGACGGCGCCGAGATCGGCAGTGGCGTATTCGAATACCCGCACGCCGTCGTGACGGACAACCTGCCTGGAAGCAGCCAGCGACTCCCCGCCGATTGGGCCCTCCAAGTACCCAACGATTACCGCGACGTCCTGCGCAACGCTGTACCGGCCGCCGTCGCCGATGCCGGAATCAACCCGGAAAATGTGGTGGGCATCGGTACCGACTTCACCGCGTGCACCATGGTTCCGACGACGGCGGACGGTACGCCGCTGAACGAACTGGAACGCTTCGCGGATCGACCACACGCCTTCGTCAAGTTGTGGCGTCACCATGCGGCCCAGCCGCAGGCGGACCGCATCAACCAGCTCGCCGCAGAACGCGGCGAATCTTGGCTTCCCCGTTACGGCGGTCTGATCTCTTCTGAGTGGGAGTTCGCCAAGGGACTGCAGCTCCTCGAGGAGGATCCGGAAGTTTACGGCGCCATGGAGCACTGGGTTGAGGCCGCCGACTGGATCGTTTGGCAGCTCTGCGGCAGCTACGTCCGCAACGCCTGCACCGCTGGGTACAAGGGCATTTACCAGGACGGAAAGTACCCGTCCCAGGACTTCCTGACTGCACTCAACCCGGATTTCAAGGACTTTGTGTCCGAAAAGCTCGAACACACCATCGGCCGCTTGGGAGATGCCGCCGGCTACCTCACGGAAGAAGCCGCGGCATGGACCGGCCTTCCGGCGGGAATCGCAGTAGCAGTAGGCAACGTGGACGCCCACGTCAGCGCACCGGCCGCGAACGCCGTTGAACCAGGACAGCTAGTAGCGATCATGGGCACCTCCACCTGCCACGTAATGAACGGGGACGTCCTCCGCGAAGTCCCCGGCATGTGCGGAGTAGTGGACGGCGGCATCGTGGATGGGCTGTGGGGTTACGAAGCAGGCCAGTCCGGTGTGGGCGACATCTTCGGTTGGTTCACCAAGAACGGAGTACCACCGGAATACCACCAAGCCGCCAAGGACAAGGGCTTGGGCATCCACGAGTACCTCACCGAACTCGCGGAAAAGCAGGCAATCGGCGAGCACGGGCTGATCGCCTTGGACTGGCACTCGGGCAACCGCTCAGTGCTGGTGGACCACGAACTCTCCGGCGTGGTGGTGGGCCAGACCCTGGCCACCAAGCCCGAGGACACATACCGGGCGCTGCTGGAAGCCACTGCCTTTGGCACCCGGACCATCGTGGATGCCTTCCGCGATTCCGGCGTCCCGGTCAAGGAGTTCATCGTGGCCGGAGGGCTCCTGAAGAACAAGTTCCTGATGCAGGTGTACGCCGACATTACCGGCCTGCAGCTCTCCACCATCGGATCAGAGCAGGGTCCTGCGCTGGGCTCGGCAATCCACGCAGCCGTGGCCGCAGGGAAATACAAGGACATCCGTGAAGCCGCCTCCTCCATGGCTGCCGCTCCCGGCGCCGTCTACACGCCCATCCCGGAAAACGTGGCCGCCTACGAGGTCCTCTTTCAGGAATACCGCACCCTGCACGACTACTTCGGCCGCGGCACCAACAACGTCATGCACCGCCTCAAGGCCATCCAACGCGCTGCGATCCAAGGCTCCTCACACAACGGCCCAGCGGCCCAGGCCAGCACTTTGGAAGGAGCATCCGCATGAGCTCGCTTCTGGAATCCATCGCGAAGGTCCGCAGGGACGTCTGCGATCTGCATGCCGAACTGACCCGCTACGAATTGGTCGTTTGGACCGCAGGCAACGTGTCTGGCCGTATCCCGGGTCACGACCTCATGGTCATCAAGCCATCCGGCGTCTCCTATGACCAGCTCACGCCTGAGCTCATGGTGGTCACTGACCTGTACGGCACACCCGTCCGGGGAATGAACACCGGGAGCGCCGGCACCGTGGATTGGGGCAACCCGGAGCTCTCCCCGTCCTCCGATACCGCAGCGCACGCCTACGTCTACCGGCACATGCCCGAGGTAGGAGGTGTGGTCCACACCCACTCCACTTACGCCACGGCCTGGGCTGCGCGCGGCGAGGAAATCCCCTGCGTGCTGACCATGATGGGCGATGAGTTCGGCGGGCCCATTCCGGTGGGACCGTTCGCGCTGATCGGCGACGACTCCATCGGCCAAGGCATCGTGGAGACCCTCAAGAACTCCAACTCCCCCGCGGTCCTGATGCAGAACCACGGCCCCTTCACCAT
This genomic interval from Paenarthrobacter aurescens TC1 contains the following:
- the araD gene encoding L-ribulose-5-phosphate 4-epimerase (identified by match to protein family HMM PF00596); the protein is MSSLLESIAKVRRDVCDLHAELTRYELVVWTAGNVSGRIPGHDLMVIKPSGVSYDQLTPELMVVTDLYGTPVRGMNTGSAGTVDWGNPELSPSSDTAAHAYVYRHMPEVGGVVHTHSTYATAWAARGEEIPCVLTMMGDEFGGPIPVGPFALIGDDSIGQGIVETLKNSNSPAVLMQNHGPFTIGKSAREAVKAAVMCEEVARTVHISRQLGEPLPIDQAKIESLYKRYQNVYGR